CCGGCCGCGAACGTCCTCCCCCTCGACGACGGGAGCCTCGCGATGAGTGGCGGCGAACACCGGCTGGCGCTCGACGACGGCTCGCTGGTCGACGTGCTGGACCGCTTGCTGGACTCGGGGGCCTGTGTCGACGGCAGCGTGCTGATCACCCTCGCCGACGTGGATCTCGTCCGGCTGGATCTGCGCCTGCTGCTGGCCTCGGTGCACACCCTCGAACGCGCGGCCGAGCACGCTGCCGAACGCTCGCAGCCGGCGGAGGTGCCCACCGGGGCGGCGAGTTCGCCGAAGCCGGTCCACGGCGGTGGCGTACCCACGCCACGCGCGGAACAACCGCCCGCAGAACAACGACCAACCGAACGACCACGCACCGGTGCGGCGTATCGGCCGAAGGCTGACAGCTCACCCGCACCGCGTGCTGTTCGTACGGCCGCGGACCTGCCCGGAACCACGACGAGCACGGGCGCGGACGAAGGTGACCGCGAGGCGGGCGTCGCCGGCCTGGTGGTGTTCGTGGTCGATGTCGTACGCCAACTGCTCGAACGTCAGGCGCTGCGGCGGATGGACGCCGGCGAACTGACCTCGACGCAGGTGGAGCGCCTCGGCCGATCGCTGATGGCGCTGGAACGCCAGGTGGGCGAACTCACCGAGTTCGTGTCCGGGCGCCGCCGGCACCGGGAGGACCTGTCGCCGTTCCCGGCTCACGTCGATCCGTTCCCCGGCGGCCGGCCCGCCGCAGAAAGAAGTCCAGTCACAGAAGGAAGCCCCGTCACAGAAGGAAGATGGCAACGATGACAGTCAGCCCCTGGCAGGGCTCGGGCAACCTCGCGCAGCGAGGAAGCTCCAGCAGTCTGTACGACGTCCTCGAACTCATCCTGGACAAGGGCCTGGTGATCGACGCCTACATCAGGGTGTCGCTGGTGGGTATCGAACTGCTCACCATCGACATCCGGATCGTCATCGCCAGCGTGGACACCTATCTGCGCTTCGCCGAGGCGGTGAACCGCGTCGACCTCGCCCAGAGCGGCAACTCCCGCACGCTGCCGGAGTTCATCGGCGACATGGAGGAGAAGGGCGCCGGCCGCAAGGTGAAGGGCGCACTGGGTGGGGCCGCCGAGTCGGTCAGCGAGGTGTTCCACAAGGGCGGCGACGACGACAGCGACGAGGAAGACCAACAGGACAAGGAAGAACGAGGCGGACGGCGGAAGGAACGCGCCACCAGCAGCCGTGCCCGCCAGGCGCGTTCGCGGTCGCGGTCCCGTTCTGAGTGAGGCACGACGGAGTGAGGCACGACGGAGTGAGGCACGACGGAGTGAGGCACGACGGAGTGAGGCACGACGGAGTGAGGTGAAGGGGGCACCATGGCAGGACAGACGAGGCAGCCTGAGCAGCGCGAGCAGACCGGGCAGGGCGAGCACACCGGGCAGAGCGAGCACACCGTCGCAGCGGTCTACGTGTACGGCATCGTGGCCGCCGACCATCCCTGTGACCTGGGCGAGCTCGGCGGCGTGGGCGATCCGCCCGCCCCGCTGCGGAGACTGCGGGCCGGCCGGGTCGTGGCCGTGGTCAGCGACGCCCCTCCCGGACTGCGCGCCAAACGCCGGGATGTGCAGGCCCACCAGGGAGTCCTCGACCGGCTCGGCCGGCAGGGAACCGTTCTGCCGATGCGGTTCGGGGTGGTCGCCACCGACGAGGACAGCCTGCGTGACGAGCTCGCCGACGAGGACGACGCGCACCTCGCGACCCTCGACAGCCTCACCCGGCGGACGGAGATCAACGTCAAGGTGTTCTGCGACGAGGACGAGCTGATCCGGTCGGTCGCTGAGAACGACCCGACGGTGCGCAGGCTGCGGTCCCGCGCCGGCAGCGTGGACGAGCAGATCCAGCTCGGGGAGGCGGTGGCGGCCGCGATCGAGGACCGTGAACGCGCACTGGAGGAACTGCTCCTCGCAGCACTCGGCCCGCTCGCCGTCAGCCACCTGACCGGTTCCAAGGTTCGCGGAGCGGCTGTCAACGAGAGCTTTCTCGTGGACGACGACCGCGCGGAGGAGTTCGCCGAGACCGCGGACCACCTCGACGCCGCATGGGGTCCGGCGATCCGGTTGCAACGCTCCGGGCCCCTTCCGCCGTACAGCTTCGTCACCACACCGGACCTCACGACCGAGCCGATGTCGGGAAAGCCGGTGCCGGGAGGGGAGGCGTAGCCCATGGGACTGGTCACCGGGCTGCTCACGTTGCCGCTGGCACCCGTACGCGGCGTGGGCTGGATCGCCGAGCAGATCCTCGACCTGGGCGAGCAGGAGTACTACGACGTCGCCCGCATCCGCGGTGAGCTGGCCGACCTGTCCGACGCCTACGACGCCGGGCTGCTCACCGAGGAGGAGTTCGAGGCCGCCGAGGACGGGATTCTCGACCGGTTGGAGGAGGCACAGGAGGTTCAGCGGCGCGGTAACCGATGACGGCGCCCGGCCGGGGGAAGCAGGCCGGCGTCACGAGGAGGGGGAGATGAACAACTCGACGAAGATCGCTCTGGCCGTGGTCGGAGGCTACGTGCTGGGCCGGCGCAAGAAGGCCCGGTTCGCCCTGTTGCTGGGCTCGGCTCTGATCGGCAAGCGGCTCGACCTGCGGGCACTCGGCCAGGAGGCCTTCGAACGGCTCTCGGAGTCGCCGCAGTTCGGCCGGATCAAGGACGAGGTGACCGGTGAGCTGGCGTCGACCGGTCGCGCCGCCGCGATGGCCAGCCTCACCAGGCCGCTGGACCGGCTGGCCGACTCTCTGGAGGAACGCACGGCGGGCCTGAGCGGCAAGCCGTCCGGGGACGGTAAGGGCCGGGGGCGCGAGGACGAGGACCGGGACGAAGCCGAGGAACCCGAGGAGGACGAGGAGGAGGAGTCCGCCGAGGGCCGTCGCGGTGGGCGCAAGGCCGGCACTGCCCGCGGGCGCGGCGGCGAAGGGCGCGCCGGCGCCAAACGTACGGGAGAAGGGCGTACGGGAGAAAGGCGTACGGGTAAGGGACGTACGAGCGAAGGACGCACCGGAGAGGGGCGCCGGCCCGCGTCGAGCCGCGGCGGAAGCAGCGGCTCCGAGCGAGGCGGCCGAAGCAGCGGCAAGGGCGAGCGCTCCGGCAGCGGGCGACCCGGTGGTCGATCCGGTGGTCGATCCGGCAGCCGCAGTACGTCGGGAGGGGGAAGCAGATGAGCCAGGCAGGAATCGGGCGAGCGCGCCCGGACAAGGTGAGCCTCTCCGACATCGGTGGCGGGATCCGCAAGGCCGCCGGCCGCAACCCCGCCACGCAACGCCTCCTCGAGGCCGCGCAGGGGTTCGCGGCGGCGAAAGCCGAGAAGGTACTGGGGAATCTCGGTGACAAGGTGGGCGACGCGACGAAGAACCTCACCGGGATCGCCGACGGAGACGACGACGGAGGCAGCATGGTCGGGCGAGTGGTGAAGGAGACACTGAGCGGTTCCTCGCCGGGCAAGGCGGCCGCGAAGGCCGGTGTGCAGGGGCTGAAGGACAAGGTGAAGGGCATCTTCGGCGGTGGCAAGAGCAAGTCCTCCTCCGGCGGGAAGTACATGAACATCGTCGAGGACCTCTACGTGCCGGTGTCCGCGCGGGTCGCCTACAACACCTGGACGCAGTTCCAGGACTTCCCCAAGTGGACCAAGGGCCTGCAGAGCGTGGACTTCGACAAGGAGGACGAGACGAAGAGTTCCTGGAAGGGGAAGATCGCCTGGTCCAACCGGAGCTGGAACGCCACGACCAGCGAGCAGATCCCCGACGACCGGATCGTGTGGCGGTCGGAGGGCCAGACCGTGGTGAACGGCGCGGTCAGCTTCCACCAGCTGGAGGACAACCTCACCCAGGTCCTGCTGCTCCTCGAGTACCACCCGCACGGGTTCTTCGAGAAGACCGCGAACCTGTGGCGGGCGCCGGGTCGCCGCGCCCGGCTGGACTTCAAGAAGTTCCGGCACTACGTGACGGTGGAGGCCGACCCCGAGGAGGAGGGCTGGCGCGGTGAGATCCGCGACGGCGAACTCGTCCGCGACCACGACGAGGTGATGCGCGAGGAGGAGGAAGAGCGCGACCGGGACCGCGACGAGGACGAGGACCGCGACCAGGAGGACCGCGACCTCGACGAGGACGAACTCGAGGATGAGGACGAGGACCGGGGCGACGAGAACGACGAGGAAGACGAGGACGAGGAGGACCGGGGCGAGGAGGACGACAGCGAGGCCGAGGACGAGGACGAGCGGCCGCCCAGGTCGAAGCAGCGGTCACGTCGGCGTTGATGCGTGACCCGGCCCGCCCGTATTCCGGTTGACCTTCGGTCGATCTCGGTGGCAGGGTTACGCCGGTCCGTGTCCGACGCGGACCGTTCCTCTGATCTCCTCAGAGCTCAGATCTCCTCAGACCTTGGATGATGCCTGTGATCTCGGCGACCCGCCGCGGCCGCCCGTACGCCCAGCCGTAGGCCCAGCCGTCCAACCTCTGGGCCTGGCGTTGCGGCGTACTCTCCGCGCGGCCTCACGCGGCTTCGTGCTGCCCGCATCCGCCCTCAGCTGACCCGAGGTCACACCTGATCATGGACACCATCGTCCAGAGTTCTGTCGTACTCAACCTGTCCCGGCGCCCGGCGACGGTCCGCACCGGCCCGTTCGTCATCGGCTGGGACCCCACCACCGACAGCCGTTTCGTCAACTACGCAACGCCGTTGCCCGGTGCCGCCATCACCGCGAACGACGTGGCCGAACTCGTGGCCGCCTTCGGGAGCGTCGAACGCCTGCCCCGGCTGGAGTACGTCACCAGCTGCGCGCCCGGTCTCGAACGCCTCCTGCTCGACGCGGGGTTCACCGTGGAGGCCCGCAACGAGTACCTCACCTGCTCACCCCGCACCCTGCGGACCGCGGCCGAGCCGGCCGGGGTGGAGTTCGGTGAGCCCACCACCGACGAGGAACGCGCGGGGGTCGTCACCGCGCAGAACGCGGCGTTCGGATCAGCCGACGTGGCCGGCCCGGACGACGTCGCCCGCATCCACCAGGCCCAGCGCGACGGTGGGGTGCTGGTGTACGCCCGGGACCTCGACGGCAGCTACGTCGGCGGCGCCCTGGCGACCGCACCGGCCGTCGGCCTGTCCGAGGTGACCGGCATCGCGGTCCGGGAACCGTACCGGCGACGTGGCATCGCCGGCGCGCTCACCGCGCTGGTCACCCGGCGGGTGTTCGAAACGGGTGCCACCGGCGCCTGGCTCGAGGCGTCCGGTGACGACTCCTGGCGGGTGTACGAGCGGGTCGGGTACGCCCCGACCGGCAAGCGGCTCTACATCGCCCTGGAATAAGGGCCCTGGAACAGGGGCCACGCCACTCCGGGCCGGCACCTCACCCACAGGTGCCGGCCCGGAGGCGTGCGCCTCAGCTCCGTCACACCCGGCCGCGCCCGGCGCCGGCTCCCTGGTCGGCCGCGAACGACGACATCCACACCAGCGCGGAGTTCCAGTTGATGGCGTACTCGTTGGTGGCGTAGGACTGGATGTCGTCGACGTAGCACAGCTGCGGCTTGCAGCCTGCCAGCCGCTTCTGCGCCACCGGGTCCTGCAGGGCGGCATTCGGCCCGCCGGCGAGGAAGCCCGGCGGCGGCGGCGGCAGCTTCTTGTCCAGCTCGTGCGCGAAGGTCCTGCTGTGCAGGTTGTGGGAGACCTTCTTGCCGTAACCGGTGACGTAGGACTGGTTCAGCGCGTTGCGCCCGAGAAGGTAGTCCATCCCCTGCAGGGCACCCGTGCGGTAGATGTCCTTCCCGGTGAGGTCGTACGCCGTGGACAGGACGGCCAGGTTGTTGAGCACGTTGGAGTTCGAGCCCCAGCCGTAGTACTCCGGCCCGCCTGGCATCGGAAGCCCGTACGCCTGCCGGCGCTGGGTGGCGAGGTAGCCGTTCGCGGCCCGGATCACCGACGCCCGGGCAGCCCTACGTTCGGCGGCCGGGACCTTCCCCGGCACCGTCGCGAGGTCGAGCCGGGCGACCGGGCCCACCGACTGCCAGCCGAAGCCGACGGGAGTGAACACCGGCGCCGTGTGCAGCGGCGAGGCGCG
This Actinopolymorpha cephalotaxi DNA region includes the following protein-coding sequences:
- a CDS encoding GvpL/GvpF family gas vesicle protein, with protein sequence MAGQTRQPEQREQTGQGEHTGQSEHTVAAVYVYGIVAADHPCDLGELGGVGDPPAPLRRLRAGRVVAVVSDAPPGLRAKRRDVQAHQGVLDRLGRQGTVLPMRFGVVATDEDSLRDELADEDDAHLATLDSLTRRTEINVKVFCDEDELIRSVAENDPTVRRLRSRAGSVDEQIQLGEAVAAAIEDRERALEELLLAALGPLAVSHLTGSKVRGAAVNESFLVDDDRAEEFAETADHLDAAWGPAIRLQRSGPLPPYSFVTTPDLTTEPMSGKPVPGGEA
- a CDS encoding GNAT family N-acetyltransferase, which gives rise to MDTIVQSSVVLNLSRRPATVRTGPFVIGWDPTTDSRFVNYATPLPGAAITANDVAELVAAFGSVERLPRLEYVTSCAPGLERLLLDAGFTVEARNEYLTCSPRTLRTAAEPAGVEFGEPTTDEERAGVVTAQNAAFGSADVAGPDDVARIHQAQRDGGVLVYARDLDGSYVGGALATAPAVGLSEVTGIAVREPYRRRGIAGALTALVTRRVFETGATGAWLEASGDDSWRVYERVGYAPTGKRLYIALE
- a CDS encoding SRPBCC family protein, yielding MSQAGIGRARPDKVSLSDIGGGIRKAAGRNPATQRLLEAAQGFAAAKAEKVLGNLGDKVGDATKNLTGIADGDDDGGSMVGRVVKETLSGSSPGKAAAKAGVQGLKDKVKGIFGGGKSKSSSGGKYMNIVEDLYVPVSARVAYNTWTQFQDFPKWTKGLQSVDFDKEDETKSSWKGKIAWSNRSWNATTSEQIPDDRIVWRSEGQTVVNGAVSFHQLEDNLTQVLLLLEYHPHGFFEKTANLWRAPGRRARLDFKKFRHYVTVEADPEEEGWRGEIRDGELVRDHDEVMREEEEERDRDRDEDEDRDQEDRDLDEDELEDEDEDRGDENDEEDEDEEDRGEEDDSEAEDEDERPPRSKQRSRRR
- the gvpJ gene encoding gas vesicle protein GvpJ; amino-acid sequence: MTVSPWQGSGNLAQRGSSSSLYDVLELILDKGLVIDAYIRVSLVGIELLTIDIRIVIASVDTYLRFAEAVNRVDLAQSGNSRTLPEFIGDMEEKGAGRKVKGALGGAAESVSEVFHKGGDDDSDEEDQQDKEERGGRRKERATSSRARQARSRSRSRSE
- the gvpJ gene encoding gas vesicle protein GvpJ, which encodes MSGGEHRLALDDGSLVDVLDRLLDSGACVDGSVLITLADVDLVRLDLRLLLASVHTLERAAEHAAERSQPAEVPTGAASSPKPVHGGGVPTPRAEQPPAEQRPTERPRTGAAYRPKADSSPAPRAVRTAADLPGTTTSTGADEGDREAGVAGLVVFVVDVVRQLLERQALRRMDAGELTSTQVERLGRSLMALERQVGELTEFVSGRRRHREDLSPFPAHVDPFPGGRPAAERSPVTEGSPVTEGRWQR
- a CDS encoding gas vesicle protein GvpG, whose product is MGLVTGLLTLPLAPVRGVGWIAEQILDLGEQEYYDVARIRGELADLSDAYDAGLLTEEEFEAAEDGILDRLEEAQEVQRRGNR